A segment of the Planctomycetota bacterium genome:
GGTGCAGCGCGCGGCGACGAGGTCGTGGACTTCGTCGACAAGCGCGCTGACGGTCACGGTGACCTCGGCGGCATCGGCGGGGCGCCCCAGCGCCAGCAGGCCACGGACCTCCTCCTCGACGATGTCGAGTTGGCGGACGGCGACGGCGAGGCTCTCGTCGCCGGCGGGGCAGCGCCGGCGGTGGAGATCGATCGCCAGCCGGCAGCCGGTGAGGCAGTTGCGCAATTCGTGGGCGAATCCGGCGGCCAGCTGGCCGAGGAGCCGCTGCCGTTCGCCGGCGACGAGCCGCTGGCGCAGCCCGGCAAGCGCGCCGGCGAGCCGGTCGACGCCGGCCGTGAGCCGGTCGATCTCGTCCCCCGCCGCGGTCGGCGGTGGCGCGTCGGGCGGCGGTGCGGCGCCGTCGTCGAACCGCCCGGCGGCGATCAATTCGACGTGCTCCTCGATCCCGGTCAGCCGCCGCGCCAGGCCGCGCGTCGCCGCCAAGCCGAGGGGCACGAGCACCGCCAGCGTGCCGGCGGCGACGGCCAGCGCCGGTGCCACCGCCTCGAGCGTCGCCGCAGCCAACGGCGGGATCGGCGCGAGCACGGCGACCGCCTCGGGTCTGCCGTCGGCGGGAATCAACGCGATCCGGTGGGGACCGGACGGCAGGTCGACCCGGCCGCGCGACTGCGCGGCGACGGGAAATGCCTCGGCGTCGGAGCGGGGGAGCGTGCCGCCGCTGACCCGCCCCGCGATCGGATCGAGCGACACGAATCGGCAGCCGGTGAGCCGGTCGAGCGCGTCGAGGACGACCGGCGACAGCGGCACCCGCGAAGCGGCCAGTGCCGACGCCACCTGGGTCGCCTGCCGCTCGGCGACCGCCGCCGAGCGCCGGGCCGCGAGCCACGCCGCGCAGACGACGTTGATGAGCACGGCGGCGAGGATCAACCCCACGACCGGCAGCACCAATTGCCGCGACAGCGAACGGCGGTGGCTGACCGGATCGGTCATCGGCGGGCACGCGGGGTGAACGGGGTGGGGCGACGAACCATCCATGATACGTGCGGTCACACCGCGGTCGGCCGAAGGGGTCGC
Coding sequences within it:
- a CDS encoding HAMP domain-containing histidine kinase, with the translated sequence MDGSSPHPVHPACPPMTDPVSHRRSLSRQLVLPVVGLILAAVLINVVCAAWLAARRSAAVAERQATQVASALAASRVPLSPVVLDALDRLTGCRFVSLDPIAGRVSGGTLPRSDAEAFPVAAQSRGRVDLPSGPHRIALIPADGRPEAVAVLAPIPPLAAATLEAVAPALAVAAGTLAVLVPLGLAATRGLARRLTGIEEHVELIAAGRFDDGAAPPPDAPPPTAAGDEIDRLTAGVDRLAGALAGLRQRLVAGERQRLLGQLAAGFAHELRNCLTGCRLAIDLHRRRCPAGDESLAVAVRQLDIVEEEVRGLLALGRPADAAEVTVTVSALVDEVHDLVAARCTHAGVGLARAPATGLAIRGRREPLRAALVNLALNAIDAAGPGGSVRLVATADGTGVSLAVEDDGPGPPAELAATLHEPFVTGKAEGIGLGLAVAGAVAEAHGGRLAWDRAQGRTRFALELPAERIVPVAAALGCVP